In the genome of Vibrio sp. NTOU-M3, one region contains:
- a CDS encoding dipeptide ABC transporter ATP-binding protein: MSLLEVKNLRIEYPSRHGVHAAVKSLSFNIERGEIVGVVGESGAGKSTVGNAVIDLLSPPGRIATGDVYLDGELISGLSPEQMRSVRGSKIGFIFQDPMTSLNPLFTVEQQLKETIHANMKVSDEEAYQRALSLMQQVGIPQPENRLKQYPHQFSGGMRQRVVIAIALAGEPDLIIADEPTTALDVSIQDQILNLIRELCIKNNVGCMLVTHDMGVVSNVTDRVAVMYRGDLVEFGPTAKVLGDPDHSYTRSLISAVPRSDIKLDRFPLVSYIEEAHEMEPLDVKNHWLGQSQDHRDYSGPLLNVENVNLRFVTKDSLFESRREYVQASNNVSFEVFEGETFGLVGESGSGKSTIARVIAGLYQPNSGKVTFEGIDLTSLKSESERRPLRRQMQMVFQNPYTSMNPRMKIFDIIAEPIRFHKLTNSEAETRQIVNDLLDHVGLGKMAGVKYPHEFSGGQRQRISIARALATRPRLLICDEPTSALDVSVQAQILNLLKDLQDELNLTMLFISHDLPVIRQMCDRVGVMQMGTLLEVAPTEQLFRSPQHEYSKQLISLMPEFTGLREDIKTA; the protein is encoded by the coding sequence ATGTCACTCTTAGAAGTAAAAAATCTTCGTATTGAATATCCGTCGCGCCACGGGGTACATGCTGCGGTTAAATCACTCTCTTTTAATATTGAACGAGGAGAGATTGTCGGTGTGGTTGGTGAGTCTGGTGCAGGTAAGTCAACGGTCGGCAATGCCGTCATTGATCTGCTTAGCCCTCCGGGACGTATCGCTACGGGTGATGTGTATCTCGATGGAGAGCTGATTTCAGGTCTTTCTCCAGAGCAGATGCGCAGTGTTCGCGGCTCAAAAATCGGTTTTATTTTCCAAGATCCGATGACGTCGCTTAACCCGCTTTTCACCGTTGAACAGCAATTAAAAGAAACCATTCATGCCAATATGAAGGTTTCCGATGAAGAAGCGTATCAGCGTGCATTGTCTCTAATGCAGCAAGTTGGGATTCCCCAACCAGAAAACCGACTAAAACAGTATCCGCACCAATTTTCTGGTGGTATGCGCCAACGTGTAGTGATTGCGATTGCCTTAGCTGGTGAGCCTGATCTGATCATTGCGGATGAACCTACCACCGCACTGGATGTGTCTATCCAAGACCAAATCCTCAACCTGATCCGTGAACTGTGCATTAAAAACAACGTCGGTTGTATGTTGGTGACTCACGATATGGGTGTTGTATCCAATGTGACTGACCGTGTCGCAGTGATGTATAGAGGAGATTTAGTTGAATTTGGCCCAACAGCAAAAGTGCTGGGCGACCCAGATCATTCGTACACACGTAGCTTGATTTCCGCGGTGCCTCGTTCTGATATCAAACTCGATCGCTTCCCATTGGTTAGTTATATCGAAGAAGCGCACGAGATGGAGCCGCTGGATGTAAAAAATCACTGGTTAGGTCAAAGCCAAGATCACCGTGATTACTCAGGGCCACTATTGAACGTTGAAAACGTTAACTTGCGTTTTGTTACCAAAGATTCGCTATTTGAAAGCCGCCGTGAGTACGTTCAGGCGTCCAATAATGTCAGCTTTGAAGTGTTTGAAGGCGAGACATTTGGTTTGGTGGGTGAATCGGGATCGGGTAAATCGACCATTGCCCGAGTGATTGCAGGCTTGTATCAACCAAACTCCGGTAAAGTGACCTTTGAAGGCATCGATCTGACGTCATTGAAATCGGAAAGTGAACGACGTCCACTGCGTCGCCAGATGCAGATGGTATTCCAAAACCCATACACCTCAATGAATCCGCGCATGAAAATCTTTGACATCATCGCGGAACCTATCCGTTTCCATAAACTGACGAACAGTGAAGCGGAGACCAGACAGATCGTTAACGATCTGTTGGATCATGTAGGTTTGGGCAAAATGGCAGGGGTTAAATATCCACATGAATTCTCTGGCGGTCAGCGTCAGCGCATCTCGATTGCACGTGCGCTGGCAACCCGTCCACGTCTTTTGATTTGTGATGAACCGACATCTGCACTGGATGTTTCGGTACAGGCGCAAATTCTCAACCTGCTAAAAGATTTACAAGATGAGCTCAATCTAACCATGCTGTTTATCAGTCACGATTTACCTGTGATCCGCCAGATGTGCGATCGAGTGGGTGTGATGCAAATGGGGACGTTATTGGAAGTCGCCCCAACCGAGCAGCTCTTTAGATCCCCTCAACACGAATACAGTAAACAACTGATTTCACTGATGCCCGAATTTACTGGGCTCAGAGAAGACATAAAAACGGCGTAA
- a CDS encoding cytochrome c5 family protein: MDMSRKIVTAFVAALTFSSASFAASVSQEEYDAIAERIKPVGDVYLAGSEPVVAEPTGPRDGASVYGTFCVACHASGVSGAPKTGDAADWAPRIAKGKDVLADHAINGFNAMPAKGSCMDCSDDEIIAAIEHMIKDL, encoded by the coding sequence ATGGATATGTCTCGAAAAATCGTAACCGCTTTTGTCGCTGCACTAACCTTTTCTAGCGCCTCTTTTGCAGCGAGTGTGAGCCAAGAAGAATATGATGCTATTGCTGAACGCATAAAGCCTGTCGGTGATGTTTACCTAGCCGGTTCAGAGCCTGTTGTCGCTGAGCCTACTGGCCCTCGTGATGGTGCATCAGTTTATGGCACTTTCTGTGTCGCTTGTCATGCTTCTGGCGTCAGTGGCGCACCGAAAACGGGTGATGCAGCAGATTGGGCACCACGTATCGCAAAAGGTAAAGATGTACTCGCCGATCACGCGATCAATGGTTTCAATGCCATGCCAGCCAAAGGCTCATGCATGGATTGTTCAGACGATGAAATCATTGCCGCTATCGAGCACATGATTAAAGATCTGTAA
- a CDS encoding amino acid ABC transporter ATP-binding/permease protein, with translation MMIRTLLNLARPHLWPLMISLLCRVMNQLGTIAILVVAGHYAQALFTGEAGAIWEQLLWPLLWIGIGKAFCRYAEQLSGHNAAFRIQEDLRNRIYWQLEQQAPDNIHALSTGELTARVVSDIERIEVFYAHTIVPVLSAVLVSLMVTLYGYQLGGTVAAVSLLSLLALVGAAIPTYHLLRYGELGQNIRQQFGQLNVTLTDVVTGINEIQNWQAMPFFKQQVAKQGATLQQSHSALARRNGIKDAMTDGIIGLGFVGLLVVAWWQDGSTTLTALPVLCLYAGAFGPVLALTRTFEDLSQTFPACRRVLAMLQPTAYGDVNPIKNDSIPADDSPLIAVSSLSHRYPNSSHWLFKELSLTLSSSRHMVIQGESGSGKTSLLRYLAGVYVCQESPVTLKGHPMTELSRVELWQQISYVPQQTIIFPASLRHNLSLGQRYSDAMLLEVLQLVCLEPVFHLLANGLDTELGLNGARVSGGEAQRIALARAILRDTSIYLLDEAFSALDKTTEVTIRQRLTHRWRDKLVVEVAHQPKGLSASCELWKMQDGHLMKQSSL, from the coding sequence ATGATGATCCGCACACTACTCAACCTTGCCCGGCCACACCTCTGGCCATTGATGATCTCATTACTATGCCGCGTCATGAACCAGCTTGGGACCATCGCTATTCTCGTGGTAGCAGGCCACTATGCACAGGCGTTGTTTACAGGGGAAGCGGGTGCTATATGGGAACAGCTGCTTTGGCCACTTTTATGGATTGGTATTGGCAAAGCATTTTGCCGCTACGCAGAACAATTGTCTGGACATAATGCGGCATTTCGAATTCAGGAGGATTTGCGTAACCGTATTTACTGGCAACTTGAGCAACAAGCTCCCGACAACATCCATGCGCTGTCGACAGGAGAACTCACTGCGCGTGTGGTGTCAGATATAGAGCGAATCGAAGTATTTTACGCACACACCATCGTGCCTGTTTTGTCTGCAGTGTTGGTGTCATTGATGGTCACACTCTATGGTTATCAGCTTGGGGGCACGGTGGCTGCTGTTAGCCTATTGAGCCTGCTTGCTTTAGTTGGAGCGGCGATCCCGACATACCATCTGCTCCGCTATGGAGAGCTGGGGCAAAATATCCGTCAGCAATTCGGTCAGTTAAATGTCACGTTAACGGATGTCGTGACTGGCATTAATGAAATACAGAACTGGCAAGCAATGCCATTCTTTAAACAGCAGGTTGCTAAACAAGGTGCTACGTTACAACAGTCGCACAGTGCGCTAGCACGTCGCAATGGCATCAAAGATGCGATGACGGACGGTATTATCGGTTTAGGTTTCGTTGGTTTATTGGTGGTTGCTTGGTGGCAAGATGGTTCAACAACGCTCACGGCTCTACCGGTTCTCTGTTTGTATGCCGGGGCGTTTGGCCCAGTATTGGCATTAACCCGTACCTTTGAAGACTTATCACAAACCTTTCCGGCGTGCCGTCGTGTGTTAGCGATGTTGCAACCAACGGCCTATGGTGATGTAAATCCGATAAAAAATGACTCTATACCAGCTGATGACAGCCCATTAATTGCAGTGTCATCTCTTTCTCATCGCTACCCGAATAGCAGTCATTGGTTATTTAAGGAACTGTCACTGACGCTATCATCATCCCGCCATATGGTGATCCAGGGAGAAAGTGGCAGTGGAAAAACCTCATTGCTGCGTTATTTAGCTGGGGTATACGTCTGCCAAGAGTCACCGGTAACGCTAAAAGGTCATCCTATGACTGAACTAAGCCGAGTAGAGCTTTGGCAGCAAATCAGTTATGTCCCTCAACAGACCATCATTTTCCCAGCTAGCCTGCGACATAACTTGTCATTGGGGCAACGCTACAGCGATGCTATGTTGTTGGAAGTGTTACAGCTTGTCTGCCTTGAGCCGGTGTTTCATTTACTGGCAAACGGATTAGATACCGAACTAGGGCTCAATGGAGCAAGAGTAAGTGGTGGAGAAGCACAACGGATTGCCTTGGCAAGAGCGATCTTGCGTGACACTTCCATTTATCTGTTGGATGAAGCATTCAGTGCACTAGATAAAACGACAGAGGTCACCATTCGTCAGCGTTTGACTCATCGTTGGAGAGATAAGTTGGTGGTTGAAGTGGCACATCAGCCGAAAGGGTTAAGTGCGTCTTGTGAGCTTTGGAAGATGCAAGATGGGCATTTAATGAAGCAGTCGTCTCTATAA
- a CDS encoding ABC transporter ATP-binding protein/permease, protein MIGPIPQTAKRWLLGTVASGILVILGLVGQYWLVSRVFADDFQSMAGWVILAAVVLLAGRFLIIIGHRYLGSHTASEVKRSLRAELLDKLAQLKPNQMTPELRGKLSYLLGEGVEVLDLYWGLFVPQFFIGLLGPLLVCVFIAFIDPFSGLVLLLMIPLIPAILMLVFKRFAAVSATYKHNLALLTELFTQSLHGLPVLKLYQYSKRWGREIESHGEQLRRSTMSLLKTNQLVILLVDLLFSLGTIIAASLLAISRYQSGVIDAPSAAFIILASVELIRPLSLMGAFFFAGALGREVQTDVQAVLSMANNEDCRLLPHSPNVVLDIHGLSFGYSKQPKLFHKLELTVYQGELVVLRGPSGCGKSTLFKLIRGQLQPDSGIITHQSMGYLQQMPYVFNGSLADNCQLAAPDASQQNIQTALRKCGLEDWLSQPNALQSQPGEGGQHISGGQAARLGLCRAWLSGHALVLLDEPTRQLDEHTEQQVLDTLHQLKQTTGLLVISHSPAVIERADRVIDVRDWQSQTKPTEVRV, encoded by the coding sequence ATGATTGGGCCAATTCCCCAAACCGCCAAGCGCTGGTTATTGGGTACGGTTGCCAGTGGTATCTTGGTTATTTTGGGTCTAGTGGGTCAATACTGGTTGGTGAGCCGTGTATTTGCTGATGACTTTCAAAGCATGGCGGGGTGGGTGATTCTGGCGGCAGTTGTGTTACTGGCAGGCCGTTTTTTGATCATCATTGGCCATCGCTATCTCGGTTCGCATACGGCATCTGAAGTGAAACGAAGCCTCCGAGCCGAGCTTTTGGATAAACTAGCTCAGCTTAAACCGAACCAAATGACCCCAGAGCTGCGGGGCAAACTTAGCTATCTCTTGGGTGAAGGCGTCGAAGTACTCGATCTATATTGGGGTTTGTTTGTACCGCAGTTTTTTATCGGCCTACTCGGGCCTTTACTGGTGTGTGTGTTTATTGCATTTATCGACCCATTTTCTGGGTTAGTGTTATTGCTGATGATCCCACTTATTCCGGCGATACTGATGCTAGTGTTTAAGCGCTTCGCTGCCGTTAGCGCCACTTATAAGCACAACTTGGCATTATTGACGGAACTCTTTACTCAAAGCTTGCATGGCTTACCTGTGCTCAAGCTATATCAATATTCTAAACGTTGGGGCAGAGAAATTGAGTCTCATGGGGAGCAATTACGCCGTTCGACCATGTCGCTTCTCAAAACCAACCAACTGGTGATTTTACTGGTGGATTTGTTGTTCTCGCTGGGCACAATCATTGCCGCTTCCTTGTTGGCGATCAGCCGGTATCAATCGGGTGTCATTGATGCTCCTTCTGCTGCATTTATTATTTTAGCCAGTGTTGAATTGATTCGTCCGCTGTCTTTAATGGGGGCGTTTTTCTTTGCCGGCGCGCTAGGTCGAGAAGTTCAGACTGATGTTCAAGCAGTACTCTCTATGGCAAATAATGAAGATTGCCGTTTGTTGCCTCATAGTCCTAATGTTGTGTTGGACATTCATGGGCTCAGCTTTGGCTACTCCAAGCAACCTAAATTGTTTCATAAGCTTGAATTGACCGTTTATCAGGGGGAATTGGTGGTATTAAGGGGGCCAAGTGGGTGCGGTAAGTCGACACTGTTCAAGTTGATCCGCGGCCAACTGCAACCGGACAGTGGCATCATTACCCATCAATCTATGGGCTACCTGCAACAAATGCCGTACGTCTTTAATGGTAGCTTGGCGGATAACTGTCAGTTAGCGGCGCCTGATGCTTCGCAGCAAAATATCCAAACCGCATTGAGGAAATGTGGATTGGAGGACTGGTTATCACAGCCGAATGCATTGCAAAGTCAGCCGGGTGAGGGCGGGCAACATATCTCGGGTGGGCAAGCTGCGCGGCTGGGGCTATGTCGTGCTTGGCTATCAGGGCATGCGCTGGTGTTACTCGATGAACCAACCCGCCAATTGGATGAACACACCGAGCAGCAAGTCTTGGATACATTACACCAACTTAAGCAAACTACTGGCTTGCTGGTGATCAGTCATTCGCCTGCGGTGATCGAGCGTGCCGATCGCGTTATTGATGTACGCGACTGGCAAAGCCAAACAAAACCAACGGAGGTCCGAGTATGA
- a CDS encoding YbaN family protein, which translates to MIKRYAFLTIGVSATGLGMIGVFVPLLPTVPFALLALYCFSVSSPRFQAWLLRSRLLGPTLQNIKDNRGLTISEKIRVLLIVWGSILATVIWLLDERPSAQVTLIVIAVIETYVIWRYKTRSAQSEGAS; encoded by the coding sequence ATGATTAAAAGATATGCCTTTTTAACTATCGGAGTCAGCGCGACCGGATTAGGTATGATCGGAGTATTCGTCCCGTTACTACCGACCGTCCCTTTTGCACTGCTGGCCCTGTATTGTTTTAGTGTCAGTTCGCCACGTTTTCAGGCGTGGTTACTGAGGAGTCGCTTATTGGGGCCAACGTTGCAGAATATTAAAGACAACCGTGGCCTGACTATTTCAGAAAAAATCCGAGTGCTCTTGATTGTGTGGGGCTCGATATTGGCGACGGTAATCTGGTTATTGGATGAACGACCTTCCGCCCAAGTGACCTTGATTGTCATTGCGGTGATCGAAACGTATGTGATATGGCGTTACAAAACGCGCTCTGCCCAGAGTGAGGGCGCATCATGA
- a CDS encoding HugZ family protein gives MPYRKEQLERLPARIQAFVTQFSTAQLGTVDASGTPLASYGPFIRHGNDFVMLLSTVSKHARNLQQIPKASLMLVEPEEQARHLFARERLIIDCDVIVVDKHSQSAMPLKQEMRDTFGEIVDQLCGMKDFTFYRFVPKSGNYVKGFGQAFQLDEQLQHAVHQTEGHTEEEQAEPA, from the coding sequence ATGCCTTATCGCAAAGAGCAGCTAGAGCGTTTACCTGCTCGTATTCAGGCGTTCGTTACTCAATTTTCTACCGCTCAACTAGGAACGGTCGATGCGTCTGGAACCCCCCTCGCTAGCTATGGCCCATTTATTCGACACGGAAATGACTTTGTAATGCTACTGAGTACGGTCTCAAAGCATGCACGTAACCTTCAGCAAATACCCAAGGCTTCATTGATGTTGGTTGAACCAGAAGAACAAGCCCGTCATCTGTTTGCGCGAGAGCGTCTGATCATCGATTGCGATGTCATTGTGGTTGATAAACACTCTCAAAGTGCCATGCCGTTGAAGCAGGAAATGCGTGACACCTTCGGTGAAATTGTGGATCAGCTATGTGGTATGAAAGATTTTACCTTTTATCGTTTTGTGCCGAAATCAGGCAATTACGTTAAAGGCTTTGGCCAAGCCTTCCAGCTTGATGAACAGTTACAGCATGCAGTTCATCAAACTGAAGGCCATACCGAAGAAGAACAGGCCGAACCTGCTTAA
- a CDS encoding prepilin peptidase codes for MLTGWLLLALQLMTMAILAAIALSDLRYRHVSHRLLFALLIPIVMTTPFNVVGALISAVILGFGVVALHYRWLGAADSKLLALCAYGAAEQWGELLLQTALFGGVLSVLCLVHNHFAHRGWIAQKSVKTVPYAIAISGASLTTLHYL; via the coding sequence ATGTTGACTGGGTGGTTACTGTTGGCATTACAACTGATGACAATGGCTATTTTGGCCGCTATTGCACTAAGCGATCTTCGTTACCGCCACGTTTCCCATCGGCTGCTGTTTGCTCTACTGATCCCAATCGTTATGACCACCCCATTTAATGTCGTCGGCGCACTCATTAGTGCTGTGATACTTGGTTTTGGTGTGGTGGCATTGCATTACCGTTGGTTAGGCGCAGCAGACAGCAAACTATTAGCGCTTTGTGCTTATGGTGCTGCGGAGCAATGGGGCGAACTATTGCTCCAAACCGCATTATTCGGCGGTGTGCTGAGCGTGCTGTGCTTAGTGCACAACCACTTTGCTCACCGGGGCTGGATCGCACAAAAATCGGTTAAGACGGTGCCTTATGCAATTGCCATTTCTGGGGCGTCATTAACAACTCTTCACTATTTATAG
- the rep gene encoding DNA helicase Rep: protein MKLNPRQDDAVKYVSGPCLVLAGAGSGKTRVITNKIAYLVQQCNYKARNIAAVTFTNKAAREMKERVGQTLGKNESKGLMVSTFHTLGLNMIKREYKALGLKAGFSLFDDQDQLALLKELTEKQLDGDKDLLRQLLSTISNWKNDMLTPEQAKAHAQGEQQQLFAFCFEMYQKQMKAYNALDFDDLIALPVLLLRSNEEVRQRWQNRIRYLLVDEYQDTNTSQYELVKLIVGERGRLTVVGDDDQSIYSWRGAKPQNLVLLGEDYPNLRLIKLEQNYRSTSRILRAANILIANNPHVYEKSLFSEIPDGEKLKVLMAKNEDHEAERVTGELIAHKFLNRTDYKDYAILYRGNHQSRLIEKSLMQNRVPYKLSGGTSFFARAEIKDIMAYLRVLVNPDDDNAFLRIVNTPRREIGPVTLEKLGSYANMRGKSLFEASFEMGLEQHLTGRGLETLRRFTAWLVKIADQAERGDTVEAVRSLVRDIHYEDWLYETSASPKAAEMRMKNVSDLYSWIVSDLEGDNYDQEEKTLKEVVQRLTLRDMMERGEEDDDSDAVQLMTLHASKGLEFPYVYLIGTEEGILPHQTSIDEDNVEEERRLMYVGITRAQRELTFVMCKERRQFGELIKPTQSRFLDELPYDDVEWEQVKKPVTQEERMAKGQAHIANLRSMFKK from the coding sequence ATGAAGCTGAACCCAAGACAAGATGATGCGGTGAAATATGTATCTGGTCCATGCCTAGTATTAGCTGGGGCCGGGTCAGGTAAAACCCGTGTTATTACCAATAAAATCGCTTATCTGGTTCAGCAGTGTAATTACAAGGCACGTAACATCGCGGCGGTGACCTTTACCAATAAAGCGGCTCGAGAAATGAAAGAGCGTGTTGGTCAGACGCTAGGTAAGAATGAATCCAAGGGCTTGATGGTTTCTACCTTTCATACCTTGGGCCTCAACATGATTAAGCGTGAGTATAAAGCGCTGGGTTTAAAGGCGGGTTTTTCGCTGTTTGACGATCAAGATCAGTTAGCGTTACTGAAAGAGCTGACTGAAAAACAGCTTGATGGTGACAAAGACTTATTACGCCAGTTGCTGAGTACCATTTCAAACTGGAAAAATGACATGCTGACGCCAGAGCAGGCAAAAGCCCATGCTCAGGGGGAACAGCAGCAGTTGTTTGCTTTCTGTTTTGAGATGTATCAAAAGCAGATGAAAGCGTATAACGCGCTCGATTTTGATGATTTGATCGCATTACCTGTGTTGCTATTGCGCAGCAATGAAGAGGTGCGTCAACGTTGGCAAAACCGCATTCGTTACTTGTTGGTCGATGAGTACCAAGACACCAACACCAGCCAGTATGAACTGGTGAAATTGATTGTGGGTGAGCGTGGTCGCCTGACGGTGGTTGGGGATGATGATCAGTCTATTTATTCATGGCGTGGGGCAAAACCACAAAACTTGGTGCTGTTGGGGGAAGATTACCCGAATCTACGCCTGATTAAGCTGGAGCAAAACTACCGTTCGACGAGTCGAATTCTGCGTGCTGCTAATATCTTGATCGCCAATAACCCGCACGTGTATGAGAAATCCCTGTTCTCTGAGATCCCTGATGGTGAAAAACTCAAGGTCTTAATGGCGAAGAATGAAGATCATGAAGCTGAGCGTGTTACTGGTGAATTGATTGCGCATAAATTCCTTAACCGTACCGACTATAAAGATTATGCGATTTTGTATCGTGGTAACCACCAATCGCGCTTGATTGAAAAGTCACTGATGCAAAACCGGGTGCCGTATAAATTATCGGGGGGCACTTCATTTTTCGCCCGTGCAGAAATCAAAGATATCATGGCGTACCTGCGCGTTTTAGTGAACCCAGATGATGACAATGCATTTTTGCGAATTGTGAACACGCCACGTCGTGAAATTGGTCCCGTGACATTAGAAAAGCTGGGTAGCTATGCCAATATGCGTGGTAAAAGCCTGTTTGAAGCCAGTTTTGAAATGGGTTTAGAGCAGCATCTTACCGGACGCGGCTTGGAAACGTTGCGTCGCTTTACGGCTTGGTTAGTTAAGATTGCAGATCAGGCTGAACGAGGAGATACAGTCGAAGCCGTGCGTTCATTGGTTCGTGATATCCATTACGAAGATTGGCTCTATGAGACCTCTGCCAGTCCGAAAGCGGCTGAGATGCGAATGAAAAACGTATCGGATCTCTATTCTTGGATCGTGTCGGATTTAGAAGGCGACAATTACGATCAGGAAGAAAAAACGCTGAAAGAAGTGGTTCAACGGTTAACCTTACGTGACATGATGGAACGTGGTGAAGAAGATGACGATAGCGATGCGGTGCAGCTAATGACGTTACACGCATCAAAAGGTCTCGAATTTCCTTACGTTTATCTGATTGGCACAGAAGAGGGGATTTTGCCGCATCAAACCAGCATTGATGAAGATAATGTTGAGGAAGAACGCCGCTTAATGTACGTGGGGATCACCCGAGCACAGCGTGAGCTGACCTTTGTGATGTGTAAAGAGCGCCGTCAATTTGGTGAATTGATTAAGCCCACCCAAAGCCGTTTCCTCGATGAGCTGCCATACGATGATGTCGAGTGGGAGCAGGTGAAAAAGCCTGTGACTCAAGAAGAGCGCATGGCAAAAGGGCAGGCACACATTGCCAACTTACGATCGATGTTTAAGAAATAA
- a CDS encoding TetR/AcrR family transcriptional regulator, giving the protein MSNNSQMDKHEQILSAAEKLIAEQGFQGLSMQKLAAEAGVAAGTIYRYFSDKEHLLDEVRLHVARRVATAVQSGVTEDMPLKERYRTMWLNIWNLASSNLATISNRVQYESLPYTDCCKAKELERDMFAQVDLLFNQGKEQGLFKPLANEVLSGLSFEASVALARKHALGFYQLDDAALDAAIEASWDAIIQH; this is encoded by the coding sequence ATGTCCAATAACAGCCAGATGGATAAGCACGAGCAAATCCTCTCAGCAGCGGAAAAACTGATTGCAGAACAAGGCTTTCAAGGCCTTTCTATGCAAAAGTTAGCCGCTGAAGCGGGGGTCGCTGCCGGCACTATCTATCGTTATTTTTCCGATAAAGAGCATCTCCTTGATGAAGTACGTCTGCATGTTGCACGTCGTGTTGCGACAGCAGTGCAAAGCGGTGTGACCGAAGATATGCCCCTCAAAGAGCGTTATCGCACGATGTGGCTTAATATTTGGAATCTCGCTAGCTCAAATCTCGCAACCATCAGCAATCGTGTTCAATATGAGTCTTTGCCTTATACCGACTGTTGTAAAGCAAAGGAACTTGAACGCGATATGTTTGCCCAAGTAGATCTGCTCTTTAACCAAGGCAAAGAGCAAGGCTTGTTCAAACCACTTGCGAATGAGGTCCTATCTGGATTGAGTTTTGAAGCAAGTGTCGCTTTAGCACGTAAACATGCATTGGGATTTTATCAGCTGGATGATGCTGCGCTGGACGCTGCAATTGAAGCCAGTTGGGATGCAATTATTCAACATTAA
- a CDS encoding efflux RND transporter periplasmic adaptor subunit, which yields MKKWTFFMLLIAVLLFGSVIGFNLFKQQKIAEYMANRPEPEFPVTVTEVKPVDWVPVIEAIGFIEPNQGVTIANETSGVIDEIAFESGTQVKEGQPLVMLDSQVEKANLKSAKAKLPAAEAKYKRYKGLFKKGSISKEAYDEAEANYFSLKADIESLNASIDRREIKAPFSGVIGIRNVYLGQYLQAGSDIVRLEDTSVMRLRFTVPQNDISRISLGQSVDIFVDAYPQSPFKGSIAAIEPAVNVQSGLIQVQADIPNSDGKLRSGMFARANIILPKLENQVTLPQTAITFTLYGDNVYIISEEDGVQRVKQQVVKVGERTKDIAHILDGVKVGDQVVTTGQVRLSNHAKVRIVESDATTPPAETPML from the coding sequence ATGAAAAAGTGGACTTTCTTTATGTTACTTATCGCCGTGCTGCTGTTTGGCAGTGTGATAGGTTTCAATCTCTTCAAACAGCAAAAAATTGCTGAGTATATGGCTAATCGTCCAGAGCCAGAGTTCCCTGTTACGGTCACAGAAGTTAAGCCCGTAGACTGGGTGCCTGTTATCGAAGCGATCGGTTTTATCGAACCTAACCAAGGCGTCACAATTGCCAATGAAACCAGTGGCGTCATTGACGAGATTGCTTTTGAGTCAGGTACACAAGTGAAAGAAGGCCAACCTCTAGTGATGCTCGACTCTCAAGTAGAGAAAGCAAACCTAAAGAGTGCAAAAGCGAAGTTGCCAGCAGCCGAAGCCAAATACAAACGCTACAAAGGCCTGTTCAAAAAAGGCTCTATTTCAAAAGAAGCGTATGATGAAGCAGAAGCGAACTACTTCTCCCTCAAAGCCGACATTGAAAGTTTGAACGCATCTATTGACCGCCGTGAAATTAAAGCACCTTTCTCTGGTGTCATTGGTATTCGTAATGTTTACCTAGGTCAGTACCTACAAGCAGGTAGCGATATCGTTCGCCTAGAAGACACCAGTGTTATGCGCCTACGCTTCACCGTGCCTCAAAACGACATCTCACGCATTAGCCTTGGCCAGTCCGTTGATATCTTTGTTGATGCCTACCCACAAAGCCCATTTAAAGGCTCAATTGCCGCGATTGAACCTGCGGTTAACGTACAAAGTGGTTTGATTCAAGTTCAAGCAGACATTCCAAATAGTGATGGTAAGCTGCGCAGTGGTATGTTCGCACGTGCAAACATCATTCTGCCTAAGCTGGAAAATCAAGTCACTCTGCCACAAACGGCAATCACCTTTACGCTATACGGCGACAATGTGTACATCATCTCCGAAGAAGATGGCGTGCAGCGCGTTAAGCAGCAAGTGGTGAAAGTTGGCGAGCGTACCAAAGACATTGCACACATCCTTGATGGTGTGAAAGTCGGCGATCAAGTGGTCACCACTGGTCAGGTTCGCTTGAGTAACCACGCTAAGGTTCGCATTGTCGAAAGTGATGCGACTACCCCACCAGCTGAAACACCAATGCTGTAA